One Candidatus Eremiobacterota bacterium genomic window carries:
- a CDS encoding D-sedoheptulose 7-phosphate isomerase has product MESELSLALEESIKAKEHLREMIPSLAHAAGMMVEAFRRGNKILVCGNGGSAADAQHLAAELVGRFEMERSPLPCLALTTNTSNLTAIANDYQFSRIFEKQVEAFAAPGDIVIGISTSGTSENIVRALQAGKEKGALAIGFTGKSGRTIKKIAHLCLTAPSERTCRIQECHVTMIHLLCEQVEKAMASSAAH; this is encoded by the coding sequence ATGGAAAGCGAACTCTCACTAGCGCTTGAGGAAAGCATCAAGGCAAAGGAGCACCTCAGGGAAATGATCCCCTCCCTGGCGCATGCGGCGGGGATGATGGTAGAGGCCTTCCGAAGGGGGAACAAGATCCTGGTGTGCGGAAACGGCGGCAGCGCCGCCGATGCCCAGCACCTTGCCGCCGAGCTTGTGGGGCGCTTCGAAATGGAGCGAAGCCCCCTGCCCTGTCTGGCCCTCACGACCAATACGTCCAACCTCACCGCCATTGCCAATGACTACCAGTTTTCCAGGATCTTCGAAAAACAGGTCGAGGCTTTTGCCGCACCCGGCGATATCGTCATAGGGATAAGCACCTCCGGCACCTCGGAGAACATCGTGAGAGCCCTTCAGGCAGGAAAGGAAAAAGGAGCCCTGGCCATAGGCTTCACGGGAAAATCTGGAAGAACCATCAAGAAAATTGCCCATCTGTGCCTTACGGCGCCCTCGGAAAGGACATGCAGGATACAGGAATGCCATGTGACCATGATCCATCTCCTCTGCGAGCAGGTAGAAAAAGCCATGGCTTCTTCGGCAGCACACTGA
- a CDS encoding DUF362 domain-containing protein: MKNELTRREALEKLARLGLAAAGTAVLSALPGGISQAQPAASKIVVAKDGNLYGRLINALKPFGGIERFVRKGSKVLLKPNIGWAREPRQAGNTNPDLVGHLVKLCYKAGAKEVCVYENPCDSYVYTFQKSGIKDAVEREGGKIFAAVTENFYTPESVPRGKSLKQVSIVKYIREADCFINMPIAKDHSATKVTLGMKNMMGLIWDRGYWHGNDLDQCIADFMTIVKPHLTIVDATRILLTHGPKGPGEVKEPKTLIAGTDFVACDSYAVSLFGKKGSDIRHIQLAGKMGLGQADQGKMVIQKV; this comes from the coding sequence ATGAAAAACGAACTCACCAGAAGAGAAGCTCTTGAGAAACTTGCCCGACTGGGCCTTGCCGCTGCCGGAACGGCCGTGCTCTCGGCTCTTCCAGGGGGCATCTCCCAGGCTCAGCCTGCCGCTTCGAAGATAGTGGTGGCCAAGGACGGTAACCTTTACGGGAGGCTCATCAATGCGCTGAAGCCCTTCGGCGGGATCGAGAGGTTTGTGAGGAAAGGAAGCAAGGTGCTCCTCAAGCCCAATATCGGGTGGGCCCGTGAGCCCCGGCAGGCCGGCAACACCAACCCCGATCTCGTGGGCCACCTGGTGAAGCTCTGTTACAAGGCCGGAGCCAAGGAGGTCTGTGTGTACGAGAACCCTTGCGACAGCTATGTCTATACCTTCCAGAAAAGCGGCATCAAGGATGCCGTGGAGCGCGAGGGAGGAAAGATTTTCGCCGCCGTCACGGAGAACTTCTATACTCCCGAGAGCGTTCCCCGGGGGAAAAGCCTCAAGCAAGTCAGTATTGTGAAATATATCCGCGAGGCGGACTGCTTTATCAACATGCCCATTGCCAAGGACCACAGCGCGACAAAGGTCACGCTGGGCATGAAGAACATGATGGGCCTTATATGGGACAGGGGCTACTGGCACGGGAACGACCTGGATCAGTGCATCGCCGACTTCATGACCATCGTGAAGCCTCACCTCACCATTGTTGATGCCACGAGAATTCTTCTGACCCACGGCCCCAAGGGCCCCGGGGAGGTTAAGGAGCCGAAGACCCTCATTGCCGGCACTGATTTTGTTGCCTGTGACTCATACGCAGTCTCGCTCTTCGGAAAGAAGGGCAGCGATATCCGTCATATTCAGCTTGCCGGCAAGATGGGCCTCGGGCAGGCAGATCAAGGCAAGATGGTGATCCAGAAAGTGTAA
- a CDS encoding 4Fe-4S dicluster domain-containing protein, with protein sequence MVLLRRLFQAFFLVLFLYLFFATTYPVKNAVSAELFFHISPLAAFVTFIQKPTAHSVYPGLLVLALTLILGRFFCGWICPMGTLLDGTHRLLFRRIDNGRGESHTRGQHVKYYLLAALTAAVLLGLSPVYFFEPFSIVFRTLTFCLFPVLFSLVAPLSQKLPWISQSLLSPAPKVFFEGTFLFFLIFVAIMALEAFTRRKWCRVLCPMGALLGVFSRVALLRKHVSDSCTDCGLCARKCRTGAIFPANRDIMPSECIECMDCEALCPSKAISFRMGKPQPLFGPVVKWILRKDRPHEPGALMALSRRDFFLSLAGGCAFALMGKTEYGYAMASSRLIRPPGALPEAEFVARCIRCGACLKVCVTNGLQPSLFEGGLAGLWSPRLVPLRGFCEENCNLCTSLCPVGALRPVDVKDKKREILGQARIDRSKCIAWNQDAKCLVCDEYCSYDAVFQKELEGKPRPFVDPALCVGCGQCEHRCPTGPDPAIVVYRKGMAVKDIREK encoded by the coding sequence ATGGTGCTCCTGCGGCGGCTTTTCCAGGCATTCTTTCTTGTCCTTTTTCTTTATCTTTTCTTTGCCACGACATACCCGGTGAAAAATGCCGTTTCCGCCGAGCTTTTCTTCCATATTTCTCCTCTTGCGGCTTTTGTCACTTTCATCCAGAAGCCCACTGCCCATTCTGTCTATCCGGGCCTCCTTGTGCTGGCCCTGACACTCATTCTCGGCAGGTTCTTCTGCGGATGGATCTGTCCCATGGGCACTCTCCTTGACGGAACCCACCGCCTTCTCTTCCGCCGCATTGACAATGGCCGGGGTGAAAGCCATACAAGGGGGCAGCATGTCAAGTATTACCTTCTGGCAGCCCTTACGGCAGCAGTCCTTCTCGGGCTTTCGCCGGTCTATTTCTTTGAGCCCTTTTCCATAGTCTTCCGCACCCTGACCTTCTGCCTCTTCCCGGTGCTTTTTTCCCTTGTGGCACCCCTTTCCCAGAAGCTCCCCTGGATTTCCCAGTCGCTGCTCTCGCCGGCGCCCAAGGTGTTTTTCGAGGGGACTTTTCTCTTTTTTCTCATTTTTGTCGCCATCATGGCCCTTGAGGCATTCACCAGGCGGAAGTGGTGCCGTGTGCTCTGCCCCATGGGCGCCCTCCTGGGGGTTTTTTCAAGAGTCGCCCTTCTCAGGAAGCACGTGAGCGATTCCTGCACCGACTGCGGTCTTTGCGCCAGGAAGTGCCGCACCGGTGCCATATTTCCCGCAAACAGGGACATTATGCCTTCGGAATGCATAGAATGCATGGACTGTGAGGCCCTCTGCCCCTCAAAGGCCATCTCGTTCAGGATGGGAAAGCCTCAGCCCCTCTTCGGGCCCGTTGTGAAGTGGATTCTGAGAAAGGACAGGCCCCATGAACCTGGGGCCCTCATGGCTCTTTCCAGGAGGGATTTTTTTCTCTCCCTCGCGGGGGGCTGCGCTTTTGCCCTTATGGGAAAAACCGAGTACGGGTATGCCATGGCCAGCTCACGATTGATAAGGCCACCAGGCGCTCTTCCCGAGGCGGAATTCGTGGCACGGTGCATCCGCTGCGGGGCATGCCTGAAGGTATGCGTCACCAACGGGCTTCAGCCCTCCTTGTTTGAGGGGGGACTTGCCGGGTTGTGGTCGCCCCGCCTCGTCCCCCTTCGTGGATTCTGTGAGGAGAACTGCAACCTCTGCACTTCGCTCTGCCCTGTAGGAGCGCTCCGCCCTGTGGACGTGAAAGACAAGAAGAGGGAGATCCTGGGGCAGGCGCGGATAGACAGGAGCAAGTGCATCGCCTGGAACCAGGACGCCAAGTGCCTTGTCTGCGATGAATACTGCTCCTATGACGCCGTGTTCCAGAAAGAGCTTGAGGGAAAGCCCCGGCCTTTCGTGGACCCCGCGCTCTGCGTGGGGTGCGGACAGTGCGAACACCGCTGCCCCACGGGACCAGATCCTGCCATAGTGGTCTATAGAAAAGGCATGGCGGTGAAGGATATTAGGGAAAAATAA